From a region of the Phaseolus vulgaris cultivar G19833 chromosome 6, P. vulgaris v2.0, whole genome shotgun sequence genome:
- the LOC137832219 gene encoding aminomethyltransferase, mitochondrial-like: protein MRGSLWQVGQSITRRLAHGDKKTVACRYFANEAELKRTVLYDFHVANGGKMVPFAGWSMPIQYKDSIMDSTLNCRENGSLFDVSHMCGLSLKGKDSVQFLEKLVIADVAGLAPGAGSLTVFTNEKGGAIDDSVITKVKDDHIYLVVNAGCRDKDLAHIEEHMKAFKAKGGDVSWHIHDERSLLALQGPLAAPVLQHLTKEDLSKMYFGEFRVLDINGVQCFLTRTGYTGEDGFEISIPSESAVDLSKAILEKSEGKIRLTGLGARDSLRLEAGLCLYGNDLEQHITPIEAGLTWAIGKRRRAEGGFLGADVILKQLEEGPKIRRAGFFSSGPPPRSHSEIQDEGGNTIGEITSGGFSPCLKKNIAMGYVKSGLHKAGTKVQIIIRGKSNEGVVTKMPFVPTKYYKSS from the exons ATGAGAGGGAGCTTGTGGCAAGTTGGGCAATCAATCACTCGCCGTCTTGCCCACGGTGATAAGAAGACTGTTGCTTGTCGGTATTTTGCCAATGAAGCGGAGCTGAAAAGGACAGTTCTTTATGATTTCCATGTGGCTAATGGAGGGAAGATGGTGCCATTTGCTGGATGGAGCATGCCAATTCAATACAAGGACTCAATCATGGACTCGACCCTAAACTGTAGGGAGAATGGTAGCCTTTTTGATGTTTCTCATATGTGCGGGCTAAGCCTCAAGGGAAAGGACTCTGTCCAATTCCTTGAAAAGCTTGTTATTGCTGATGTTGCTGGGCTTGCCCCTGGAGCTGGTTCATTGACTGTCTTCACAAATGAAAAAGGAGGGGCAATTGATGATTCAGTGATTACCAAGGTAAAAGATGACCACATATACTTGGTTGTGAATGCTGGGTGTAGGGATAAAGATCTGGCTCATATTGAGGAGCATATGAAGGCATTCAAGGCAAAAGGTGGTGATGTGTCATGGCACATCCATGATGAGAGATCTCTTCTTGCTCTGCAG GGTCCCCTTGCTGCTCCAGTTCTTCAACACCTGACGAAAGAGGATTTAAGCAAGATGTACTTTGGGGAATTCCGTGTGTTGGACATCAATGGTGTGCAGTGCTTTCTCACAAGAACAGG GTATACTGGGGAAGATGGATTTGAAATATCAATTCCCTCCGAGAGTGCAGTGGATCTTTCCAAGGCAATTCTGGAAAAATCTGAAGGGAAGATAAGGCTGACAGGATTAGGTGCTCGAGATAGTCTTCGTCTTGAAGCTGGATTGTGTTTATATGGCAATGACTTAGAACAGCACATTACACCTATTGAGGCAGGACTGACATGGGCCATAGGGAAGAGAAGGAGAGCAGAAGGGGGTTTTCTAGGAGCTGATGTTATACTAAAACAGCTTGAAGAAGGTCCTAAGATCAGGCGTGCTGGTTTCTTTTCTTCTGGCCCTCCTCCGAGAAGCCACAGTGAGATTCAAGATGAAGGGGGGAACACCATTGGGGAGATCACCAGTGGCGGATTCAGCCCTTGCCTCAAGAAGAACATTGCCATGGGATATGTAAAATCAGGATTGCACAAGGCAGGCACCAAAGTACAGATTATTATTCGAGGAAAGTCTAATGAAGGAGTTGTTACAAAGATGCCATTTGTACCAACAAAATACTATAAGTCGTCCTGA